The DNA segment AAATAAGTTTGTTTGATATATTCATCATGACCTCGCATTATTTTTTAAGCAAAAGGGTTAAACCGTCGCCTACCGGAAGCGTGATCGGAATGATACGGCCGTCTTGCGGCAGGCTTTCGTTAAACGCCTGTAAGATGCTGTGAGCCGGCGGGCTGTCGGCATGAACGGGCTGTAAAACGCGACCGCCGAGCAGCACGTTGTCGATGGCAATAACGCCGCCGCTACGCACCAATTGCAAACAGCGTTCGTAATATTCCGGGGTGGGCGGTTTGTCTGCATCAATCAGGGCAATGTCGTAAGTTTCCGATTCGCCTGCGCTGATCAGGTCGTCTAATGTCAATAAGGCCGGTTGCAGATGCAGCGTGATTTTGTGTGCTATGCCTGCCGCCTGCCAGGTTTCGCGTGCGATGTCGGTAAAGGTAACGTTGATGTCGCAGGCGGTAACGGTGCCGTGAGACGGCAAGGCCAAAGCCATGGCCGTGCTGCTGTAACCGGTAAACACACCGACTTCCAAATAACGCTCGGCGCGCATCAGTCTGGCCAGCCAGGTCAGCAATGATGCCTGCGAAGGGGCGATAGCCATTTTGCCGAGCCGGTGTGTTTGCATGCGTTCACGCAAAGCGGTCAAAGCGGGATGCTCGGCTTCGCCGATACTGTTGAGATACGCACCCAGCTTCGGATCGGTATTGTGTATGTGGGTTGCCATATTGCAAGCAAGGCCGTCTGAAAAATCAGTCGGGCTGGTAGGCGTAGGGTTTTTTGGGCAGTTTGGCCGCTTCGTATCCGGCTTGTTCTTCGGGATTTAATTCGACATCCCACAACAAGCCGCGGTTTTTCAGGCGTTGTTGCGCTTCTTCGGGATGTTGTTCGATGTATTCTTCGAGAAATTTTGTGGCATCTGATTTGTAGTGGTACATATTGTGTTCTCCTTATCGGATGTGGTGTTCGTTACATAATCAATATTATAGCTTAAAAATGAATCGGTGAAGACAACAGGCATCGTCTGCCATCGGTGCAAAATAGGGCGTGCCAAAAAATTACGTTCGGTGTGCTGCGCAGCTTTGCGTATTGTTTCCGAGTTTGCGGGAAAACAGCACGCTGAATTTCAATCGGGTATAATACGCGGTTTGTTTTTTCAGGCTTTTTACCGTGGCCGTCTGAAACCTTTGCAGAAAGGCTTGTATGCAGGCTTTTCTGCAAAGGTTCAGGTGTTTCAGACGGCATGGTTTTGAAATGGTTGATTGATTTATGTTGAAGAAATGGCTGTACAAGGTTTTGCCCGGCAAATCGGGAAAACCACGTGCGCGTAAGGAAGTGATTCCGTTTTCCGGCCACCGCATCAGTGCCGATATGTTGAGTTTTGCCGCTGAAAAAGTGGTTCGCCGTTTGCACAACGAAGGTTTTGAAGCCTATGTGGTCGGCGGCGCGGTGCGCGATTTGCTGTTGGGCATGGAGCCTAAGGATTTCGATGTGGCAACGAATGCCACGCCCGAGCAGATACGCAAAGTATTCCGCCGCAGCCGTATTATCGGCCGCCGCTTTCAGATCGTGCATGTGATGATCGGCCCGGAAACCATTGAAGTTACTACATTCCGCAGCGGCGGCAAAGTATTGCACAACGAACACGGCCGCATTATGAAAGATAATGCCTACGGTTCGATGGAAGAAGATGCGATGCGCCGCGATTTTACCTGCAACGCTCTGTATTACGACCCGATCCGCCAGCATATTATCGATTTTCATCACGGCGTGGCCGATATTGCGGCGCGAAAATTGGTGATGATCGGCAATCCTGCCGAACGCTATCAAGAAGACCCCGTGCGCGTGTTGCGTGCGGTGCGCTTGTCGGGCAAGCTCGGTTTTGATGTCGAGCAGGAAACCGCCGCGCCGATTGCCGAATATGCAGGCCGTCTGAAACAAGAACCGGTGGCACGTTTGTTTGACGAAATCATGAAGCTGCTGTTTTCAGGCTATGCTTCGGTGTGTTTGGCTCAATTTGAAAAGCTCGGGGTGCAGGAAAACATTCATCCGATTTTAACGGCTTTGCTGAATGCGGCAAAAGACGAACGGAGCATCACCGCCGCCGCCCTGCGCAATACCGATGAACGTTTGCGTGCAGATAAATCGGTGTCTGTGGGTTTTGTGTTGGCTGCCGTGATGTGGCCGCAATTGAATGCACGCTGGCAAAAAAACATGAAAAACGGTCAAAAGCCCGCGCCGGCATTAACTCAGGCCATTAACGATCTGCGCGATATGGAAAAAGGCTGGGGTGTTCCTCAGCGTTTTTCGGCTACCATGCGGGAAATTTGGCAGTTGCAGCCGCAATTTGAAAACCGCCGCGGCGCCCGGCCGCACCGCCTGTTGGCTCAGCAACGCTTTCGGGCAGCTTACGATTTCCTGCTGTTGCGTGCCGAAACGGGCAATGCAGACCCTGAGCTGGCGCAATGGTGGACGGCGTTCCAACACGCAGACGATACCGCCCGTTTGGAGATGACCGCAGCCCGGCAAGGGCAGGGTGCCGCATCGGGTAACGAAGCCAAGCGCAAACGCCGCCGCAAACCGCGCAAGAAAAAAGAGGTTGCCGCATGAAGCCGCTTGAATCTTCAACACAAAGCGGATGGCGGCTAACTTTGATGTTCCGCGAATATTGCAGTTTGTGCCACAAAATGCGGGATGCTTTAAAACCTTATCAAGAAGCATACGGCTTTGAGTTGCATATCGTTGATGTGGATAACGATCCCGTGCTGGAAGAAAAATACAACGAACTTGTGCCCGTGCTGCTCGACGGCGATATGGAAATCTGCCATTGGTTTTTAGACGAAAACAAGTTGCGCGCCTATCTCGAAACTAAGGCCGTCTGAAAAAAGCGGAGGTACAAAATGCCTCCGTTTTTTTTCAGACGGCCGATAATACGGTGGTTTACTAAGCTGTTGCGCGGCATTACCCGGGTTTGATTGAAAGGGCATAAGATTTTGCAGTTTTTAAAGTTTGCTTACGCCGATTCATAGTTAAATGCGCCGTGAACCTGATTTATCCTATTGAATCGAAAGTTGAAAGGAATAAAATGAAAACGCTAACGGCTGCATTATTTGCCGTACCTGTTGCAGTGGTG comes from the Neisseria dumasiana genome and includes:
- a CDS encoding O-methyltransferase, translated to MATHIHNTDPKLGAYLNSIGEAEHPALTALRERMQTHRLGKMAIAPSQASLLTWLARLMRAERYLEVGVFTGYSSTAMALALPSHGTVTACDINVTFTDIARETWQAAGIAHKITLHLQPALLTLDDLISAGESETYDIALIDADKPPTPEYYERCLQLVRSGGVIAIDNVLLGGRVLQPVHADSPPAHSILQAFNESLPQDGRIIPITLPVGDGLTLLLKK
- a CDS encoding DUF3460 family protein codes for the protein MYHYKSDATKFLEEYIEQHPEEAQQRLKNRGLLWDVELNPEEQAGYEAAKLPKKPYAYQPD
- a CDS encoding polynucleotide adenylyltransferase PcnB, producing MLKKWLYKVLPGKSGKPRARKEVIPFSGHRISADMLSFAAEKVVRRLHNEGFEAYVVGGAVRDLLLGMEPKDFDVATNATPEQIRKVFRRSRIIGRRFQIVHVMIGPETIEVTTFRSGGKVLHNEHGRIMKDNAYGSMEEDAMRRDFTCNALYYDPIRQHIIDFHHGVADIAARKLVMIGNPAERYQEDPVRVLRAVRLSGKLGFDVEQETAAPIAEYAGRLKQEPVARLFDEIMKLLFSGYASVCLAQFEKLGVQENIHPILTALLNAAKDERSITAAALRNTDERLRADKSVSVGFVLAAVMWPQLNARWQKNMKNGQKPAPALTQAINDLRDMEKGWGVPQRFSATMREIWQLQPQFENRRGARPHRLLAQQRFRAAYDFLLLRAETGNADPELAQWWTAFQHADDTARLEMTAARQGQGAASGNEAKRKRRRKPRKKKEVAA
- a CDS encoding glutaredoxin family protein; amino-acid sequence: MKPLESSTQSGWRLTLMFREYCSLCHKMRDALKPYQEAYGFELHIVDVDNDPVLEEKYNELVPVLLDGDMEICHWFLDENKLRAYLETKAV